GCTGGCGAAGAGGCGTCCGGTGATGGACGGCCGGCCCTGCTGCTTGTTGTAGACGTCGAAGGCGACCGCCGCCAGCAGGACGAGTCCCTTGATGATCTGGGTCTTGTCGGCGCCGACCCCCATGAGCATGAGTCCCGAGTTGAGCACCGCCATGACGAGGCCTCCGACCATCGAGCCGATGACGGTTCCGATGCCACCGGAGACGGCCGCGCCGCCGATGAAGACGGCCGCGATGGCGTCGAGCTCCCACATGGTGCCGTCGGATGGGCCCGCCGAGGTGGAACGACCGACGAACAGCAGGCCAGCGAGGGCAGCCAGGATCGACATGTTCATCATCACGAGGAAGTAGGTGCGCTGCGTGTTTACCCCGGACAGTGCGGCGGCGGCTTTGTTGCCCCCCACGGCGTAGATGTGGCGGCCGAACACCGTGCGCTGGGTGATGGTGTGGTAGACGATGATCAGCACGACGAGGATCAGGCCGGGAACCGGGAAGGACGTGCCGGGTCGGCCCGACCCGAAGATCCACGTGAGGTAGCCGAGGACGACCGCGATCAGGCCGAAGCGCGTCACGCTCACCCACACGGGCGGCGCTTCGGCGCCGGAGCGGGCCAGGGCGCGGCGGCGGCGCAGCTCGGACCAGCCGAAGAACAGGATGGCGATGATTCCGAGCAGGAGGGTCGAGTTGTTCATGCCGGTGAAGGCCGGCCCCCACTCGGGCAGGTAGCCGGCACCGAAGTACCGGAACTCGTCGGGCACGGGCACGCTGATGGAGTCGCTCATCCAGATCACGGCGCCGCGGAAGATCATCATTCCCGCGAGGGTCGTGATGAATCCGGGAATGCCGAGCTTGGCGAGCCAGAAGCCCTGCCAGGCGCCGATCACCGCGCCGATGAGAAGTCCGGCCAGCATCGCCATCCACCAGGTGAAGCCGAGATCTCGCGCCGACAGTGCTGCGCTCATCCCGACGACGCCGGCCACGGAGCCGACGGAGAGGTCGATCTGGCCGATGACGATCACCATCACCATGCCGATCGCGAGGATGAGCACGTAGGCGTTTCCGGAGAGCAGGTTCTGGAAGTTGGAGGAGGTGAGCATCCGTCCTCCCGACCAGACATTGAACGCGAGTAGCAGCGCGATCAATGCGAAGACCATCGTGTACTGGCGGAGGTCGCCGCCCAGCACCTGCTTGAGTGACTTCATCGTCCTTGTCCTTCGTCTGTGTTGCGGAGTCGATTGTTGGTGGTGTTACGCGGCATCGGCCGACGTGGTGGTCATGAGGCGCATGAGGGACTCCTGGTCGGCTTCCTCGCGGGGGAGCTCGCCGGTGATCCGGCCCTCGCAGATCGTGTAGATCCGGTCACTGATGCCGAGCAGCTCCGGCAGCTCGGAAGAGATGACGATCACGGCCTTGCCCGCGTCGGCCAGCCGCTGGATGAGCTTGTAGATCTCGTACTTCGCGCCGACGTCGATGCCTCGCGTCGGCTCGTCGAGGATCAGCACGTCGGGGTCGGGGTACATCCACTTGGCGAGCACGACCTTCTGCTGGTTTCCGCCTGACAGCGTCGAGACGCCGACGTCCACCGAAGGCGCCTTGATCCGCAGCGAGTGGCGGTAGTCGCTGGCGATGCGGAACTCATCGTCGGAGTTGATGAGGCCACGACGCACGATGGCGCCGAGGTTGGCCGACACGATCGTCGATTTGATCGTGTCGAGCAGGTTCAGCCCGAGGCTCTTCCGGTCTTCGGGGACGTACGCCAGACCCTCCTCGATCGCCTGGTGCACCGTGGTGGGGTGGATTTCCTTGCCGCCGAGGAACATCTCGCCCGAGCGGTAGTGACCGTACGAGCGACCGAACAGCGAGCGAGCGAGCTCCGTACGTCCCGCGCCCATCAGGCCCGCGAAGCCGACGATCTCGCCGCGGCGGACGGTGAAGCTGGAGTTCTTGCAGATCAGTCGACCGGGCAGCTGAGGGTGTTCGACGACCCAGTCGCGCACCTCGAACAGCACCTCGCCGATCTGCGGTGTGTGGTCGGGATAGCGGTGGTCGAGAGAACGCCCGACCATCGCGCGGATGATGCGGTCCTCGTCGACATGGCCCGCCTCGACGTCGTACGTCTCGACCGTGCGGCCGTCGCGGATCACGGTGACCGAGTCCGAGACCGCGGCGATCTCGTTGAGCTTGTGCGAGATCATGATCTGCGCGATGCCGCGGGCGCGCAGGCCCCTCATCAGCTCCAGCAGGTTCGCCGAGTCCTCTTCGTTGAGCGCTGAGGTCGGCTCGTCGAGGATGAGGAGTCGAACGTTCTTGGACAGCGCACGGGCGATCTCGACGAGCTGCTGCTGGCCCACACCGAGGCTCTTGATCGGGGTGTTCGGATCCGTCTCGAGCCCGACGCGCGCCATGAGCTCGAGCGCGCGGAGCCGAGCCCCGTCCCAGTCGATGACACCGCGACGGACGATCTCGTTACCGAGGAAGATGTTCTCCGTCACGGAGAGCTCGGGGATGAGAGCGAGTTCCTGATGGATGATGACGATGCCGGAGCGTTCGGATGCCTTGATGTCGTGGAACTGCATCTCCTCGCCGTCGAGGAGGATCTCGCCTTCGTAGGTACCGTGGGGGTAGACACCCGAGAGCACCTTCATCAGCGTCGACTTGCCCGCGCCGTTTTCGCCGCAGATCGAATGGATCTCGCCTCTGCGCACAGCCATCGTCACGTCGTCGAGCGCCCGTACGCCCGGGAACTCCTTCACGATGTGGCGCATCTCGAGGATGACCGAGTTGTCTGCCATGAGAATCTCAACGTCCTTGTGTCGATCTTGTTCGTCGCTGTTGACAGTCCCGAAGGTAGAGTCGCGAGGCCGCTTGCGCAATCGAGTTTCGTAGGCGATATCAAACTGTTACCTTCGAGACTCGATGCCAAGACCGCCAACCGCTCGCGAGGATGCGACATTTCCGGCGTCTGACAGCGGGATCACCGGCAGTCGGTGCCCGTCGTCGCGTCGTACCCGCCTCGCTGACGGAGTATGTCTTCAAGAGATGAACTCATCTGTGCGATTCGATTCGAGAGTTGAACCCTGCGCGCCACCGCCAGGCTACGATGCCGGGTGTGAGGACGTCGACGCCCCGGTTCGGGTCGCAGTCGGCGTTGCGTGAGGCCAACAGCCAGCGCATCGTCGAAGCGATCCGGCGCCACGGTGCCCTCACTCAGGTGGAGATCGCCGCGACGACCGGGCTGTCGCAGGCGACGGTGTCCACGATCGTCAAACTCCTGCTCAGTCAAGGGGTGGTGGACACCCGCACCACCGTCCGAACCGGTCGGCGCGCGCAGCTCGTCACTCTCGCGCAACGTACCGGACTCGCCGTCGGCATCCACATCGGCCAGCGGTCGCTGCGCGTGCTCGTCGGTGACAGCGGTCATGACGCCCTGTCCGAACGAGTGCTGCCACTTCCCCCCGACCATCGCGTGGACACGACTCTCGACCGCGCGGCCCTGCTGGTCGTCGACCTCGTGGAGGCGCTCGGGGCAGAGCTGTCAGAGGTCGTCGGCGCGGGCGTGGCACTTCCGGCCGCGGTCGACCCCCGCGCCGGAGTCATCAGGGCGCGCTGGGTGTTGGACGGATGGGATGACGTCGACGTACGTGATGTCCTCGCGCGCCGGCTCGGAGTCCCGGTCGTCGTCGAGAAGGATGCCACGGCCGGCGTGATCGGGGAGAGTCGCTTCGGTGCGGGTCGCGGCTACTCCGACGTCGCGTTCGTTCGCGCCTCGTACCTGGTGGGCGCCGGACTCGTGGTGAACGGACAGGCGCACCGCGGTCGGCGGGGCATCGTCGCAGAGATCGGACACGTGGAGGTCGACCCCTCGGGCGCAATCTGCCCGTGCGGGAGTCGCGGGTGCCTGAACACGGTGGTTGGAGCCAAGGCGCTGACCGGTCTGCTGCGCATGTCTCGCGGCGGGATCACCCTGCGCGACCTCATAAGGCTGGCCGTCGAAGGCGATCCCGGGTGCCGCCAAGTGATCGCGGACGCGGGAGCCGCCATCGGTGCGGTCGTCGCCGGTCTCGCGCTCGCACTCGATCCGCAACGTGTCGTCGTGGGCGGTGAACTGGCCGAGACCGGGGAACTCCTGCTCGCGCCGCTGCGCGACGCGGTCACTCGTCGCGTGCCGCTGACCGGGGATGACGGCGTCGACGTGGTGCGCGGGGAGCTCGGCCTGCAGGCAGAAGTACGGGGCCTGGTCGCGCTCGCGTTCGACCACGCGCGATCGACGGGTCTTGTTCTCGGGGGGAAGGAGTAGACATGGCTCGTGATGATGCGCCCGTGCTTGAGCTCACGGGGGTCACGAAGCGGTTCCGTGCGGTGGAGGCGCTCGTGGACGCCGATCTCGTGGTGCACCGTCGCGAGGTGGTGGCACTGGTGGGGGACAATGCCGCAGGAAAGTCGACGCTGGCGAGAATCGTGTCGGGCGTGTACGTGCCCGACGAGGGCACGATCCGCCTGGACGGCGTCGTCACCGAGCTGGCGAGCCCGTCCAGTGCGTTCCGGCATGGCGTCGCCGCCGTGTTCCAAGAGCTTGCGCTGGCCGAGAACCTCGACGTCGTGGCGAACATCTTCCTCGGGCATGAAGTGATTCGTGGCGGTCTGATGGACAACGACAGGATGGATCATCTCGCGCGCATCTACCTCGACCAGCTCGGTGGCGGCATCCCGCTGTTGCACGCCCCGGTCTCCGAGCTGTCCGCGGGGCAACGCCAGTGCGTGGCGATCGCACGCACGCTCGTCGGCTCGCCGCGACTGGTCGTTCTGGATGAACCCACGGCGTCGCTGTCGATCGCGCAGACGGCACAGGTGCTGAGCTACATTGAGCACCTGCGCGAACTGGGAGTCGGCGTGATCCTGATCAGCCACAGCATCAGCGATGTGCGCGCTGTCGCCGACCGTATCGAAGTGCTCCGACACGGCCGCAACAACGGCGCGTTCGACGCGCGAACCACCCGGTACGAGGATGTGATCGCCGCCATCACCGGCGCGAGCCAGTGGCGCCCTGCCCAGGGGGGGTCCCGCGCATGACGATGCCGACCGCCGTGATGTGGGACATGGACGGGACCCTTACCGACACAGAGCCGTTGTGGCTGGAAGCCGAGCTGCGGCTCGCTCAGCGATACCGCGCTCAGTGGACCCATGAGGATGCGCTCGCTGTCGTCGGCACGCCGTTGATCAACACGGCACGCCGTCTGCATGAGCGCGGCGTTGCCCTGCCCCCGGAACGAATCGTGCGTGTCATGGCGCAGGAGGTGGCCAGTCGAATCGACCACGCAGCGGCAGGCGGAGTCGCGCCATGGCATCGCGGGGCGATCGAGCTGGCGACGGAGGTCGCGGCGGCGGGCATTCCGCAGGCGCTTGTGACGTCGTCGCCGATCGAGGTCGCCTCGGCCGTCGCCCGGGCGGCGGGCGTGTTCGCCGTCGTCGTCTCGGGGGACGACGTCTCGCAGCCCAAGCCCGATCCGGCGCCCTACCGACAGGCGGCCGCGGACCTGGGCGTACACCCCCGCGATACGGTCGTGCTCGAGGACTCTCCTTCGGGGATCGCTGCCGGGCGGGCAGTGGGCGCGTGCGTCATCGCCGTGGAGACGGCTCTGCCCGTGAGACCCCAGCCCGGGCTGCGAATCGTTGACTCCCTGACCCAGCTGCGGCTGGCCGATCTGTCACTCGGGTCGTGATGCGGCCCCCGTGCCGTCTCCAATCGCGTCCGGCGCCGACCGACGACGGCGAGTCACGGAATTCGGTGTTGACCGGGGAAGTCACGGCGTGTCGCGGGTCGGCGCCCGGCGCGACACGCCCGGGATGCGAGCCCGATTTGCCGGATCGTCGGAACCCACGTAACTTATTACTTGTTCGCCCCACAGGGAAGAGCGAAGGGCCGGAAGGCCTCGCCCCCTCAAGCGGAGAACCACCCCATCCCAAACCTCTCGTAGAGAGAACAAGACCTTCTGGTCTAGGATGGGATCCCACTCCTCACCGCCGTGAATGAGTGCTGCTGGAGACGACAGAAACAGTCACAGCGGCCGATTTGACAGGCAGAGCGAGAAGGGATAAGATAGAGAAGTTGCCCGCCGGGCTGGCTTGAAGCCGAAACGACGGGGAGCCGATCTAGCTTCGTGAGATGCGCGTCATCGTGTCCTGACTTCGTCAGAAACGCCGATTTGACAAGCGAAACACGAAGTATAAGATAGAGAAGTTGCCCTGCGGGGGAGGCCGAGAGCCTGAACGGCAGGAGCATCCGATCCTTGAGAACTCAACAGCGTGCACTTGT
The DNA window shown above is from Microbacterium laevaniformans and carries:
- a CDS encoding sugar ABC transporter permease, translated to MKSLKQVLGGDLRQYTMVFALIALLLAFNVWSGGRMLTSSNFQNLLSGNAYVLILAIGMVMVIVIGQIDLSVGSVAGVVGMSAALSARDLGFTWWMAMLAGLLIGAVIGAWQGFWLAKLGIPGFITTLAGMMIFRGAVIWMSDSISVPVPDEFRYFGAGYLPEWGPAFTGMNNSTLLLGIIAILFFGWSELRRRRALARSGAEAPPVWVSVTRFGLIAVVLGYLTWIFGSGRPGTSFPVPGLILVVLIIVYHTITQRTVFGRHIYAVGGNKAAAALSGVNTQRTYFLVMMNMSILAALAGLLFVGRSTSAGPSDGTMWELDAIAAVFIGGAAVSGGIGTVIGSMVGGLVMAVLNSGLMLMGVGADKTQIIKGLVLLAAVAFDVYNKQQGRPSITGRLFASKQPGSVGGTSAPETPVAVSAGLRDDPSAPKETEDASRRS
- a CDS encoding ROK family transcriptional regulator, with the translated sequence MRTSTPRFGSQSALREANSQRIVEAIRRHGALTQVEIAATTGLSQATVSTIVKLLLSQGVVDTRTTVRTGRRAQLVTLAQRTGLAVGIHIGQRSLRVLVGDSGHDALSERVLPLPPDHRVDTTLDRAALLVVDLVEALGAELSEVVGAGVALPAAVDPRAGVIRARWVLDGWDDVDVRDVLARRLGVPVVVEKDATAGVIGESRFGAGRGYSDVAFVRASYLVGAGLVVNGQAHRGRRGIVAEIGHVEVDPSGAICPCGSRGCLNTVVGAKALTGLLRMSRGGITLRDLIRLAVEGDPGCRQVIADAGAAIGAVVAGLALALDPQRVVVGGELAETGELLLAPLRDAVTRRVPLTGDDGVDVVRGELGLQAEVRGLVALAFDHARSTGLVLGGKE
- a CDS encoding ATP-binding cassette domain-containing protein yields the protein MARDDAPVLELTGVTKRFRAVEALVDADLVVHRREVVALVGDNAAGKSTLARIVSGVYVPDEGTIRLDGVVTELASPSSAFRHGVAAVFQELALAENLDVVANIFLGHEVIRGGLMDNDRMDHLARIYLDQLGGGIPLLHAPVSELSAGQRQCVAIARTLVGSPRLVVLDEPTASLSIAQTAQVLSYIEHLRELGVGVILISHSISDVRAVADRIEVLRHGRNNGAFDARTTRYEDVIAAITGASQWRPAQGGSRA
- the mmsA gene encoding multiple monosaccharide ABC transporter ATP-binding protein; this encodes MADNSVILEMRHIVKEFPGVRALDDVTMAVRRGEIHSICGENGAGKSTLMKVLSGVYPHGTYEGEILLDGEEMQFHDIKASERSGIVIIHQELALIPELSVTENIFLGNEIVRRGVIDWDGARLRALELMARVGLETDPNTPIKSLGVGQQQLVEIARALSKNVRLLILDEPTSALNEEDSANLLELMRGLRARGIAQIMISHKLNEIAAVSDSVTVIRDGRTVETYDVEAGHVDEDRIIRAMVGRSLDHRYPDHTPQIGEVLFEVRDWVVEHPQLPGRLICKNSSFTVRRGEIVGFAGLMGAGRTELARSLFGRSYGHYRSGEMFLGGKEIHPTTVHQAIEEGLAYVPEDRKSLGLNLLDTIKSTIVSANLGAIVRRGLINSDDEFRIASDYRHSLRIKAPSVDVGVSTLSGGNQQKVVLAKWMYPDPDVLILDEPTRGIDVGAKYEIYKLIQRLADAGKAVIVISSELPELLGISDRIYTICEGRITGELPREEADQESLMRLMTTTSADAA
- a CDS encoding HAD family hydrolase — translated: MTMPTAVMWDMDGTLTDTEPLWLEAELRLAQRYRAQWTHEDALAVVGTPLINTARRLHERGVALPPERIVRVMAQEVASRIDHAAAGGVAPWHRGAIELATEVAAAGIPQALVTSSPIEVASAVARAAGVFAVVVSGDDVSQPKPDPAPYRQAAADLGVHPRDTVVLEDSPSGIAAGRAVGACVIAVETALPVRPQPGLRIVDSLTQLRLADLSLGS